A genomic window from Leptospira andrefontaineae includes:
- a CDS encoding YbaN family protein, producing MAEKKDYSHEVKLHRYGFVRYLLIIIGTISLILGIIGIFTPVLPTTPFLLLTAACYARASQKFYNWLMNNKYFGSFIRDWRIHKAIPLKAKIISVSTIVITMTISAIFAPLLPVRIGMAVIGICVIYYILRFPTKKEEVTE from the coding sequence TTGGCAGAAAAAAAGGATTATAGCCACGAAGTAAAACTTCATAGATATGGATTTGTTCGTTATTTATTGATCATAATAGGGACCATATCCTTAATTCTGGGAATTATCGGGATCTTCACGCCGGTTTTGCCCACCACTCCATTCTTACTTCTAACCGCGGCTTGTTATGCAAGAGCTTCTCAAAAGTTCTATAACTGGCTGATGAATAATAAATATTTCGGAAGTTTTATCAGAGACTGGAGAATTCACAAAGCCATCCCTCTTAAAGCAAAGATTATTTCTGTTTCTACGATAGTGATCACAATGACGATCAGTGCGATATTTGCGCCTCTTCTTCCTGTTCGGATCGGAATGGCGGTGATAGGTATATGCGTAATTTATTATATTCTTCGCTTTCCGACTAAAAAGGAAGAAGTAACGGAATAA